A section of the Passer domesticus isolate bPasDom1 chromosome 17, bPasDom1.hap1, whole genome shotgun sequence genome encodes:
- the LOC135282859 gene encoding pleckstrin homology domain-containing family A member 4-like, with protein MAESDEPARRDPAPAGPRTQPCRPVPRVHAFGKREQALRRDPRTPPAMQGWLHKQDSSGLRLWKRRWFVLVDLCLYYYRDSSEQQVRGGLPLPGYEIRVLPAAPRAPRFLFTAEHAGMRTYCLGAESAEELRAWVRALRRGASALPGSAPSLSQPALQERRGADPPSPPLPSHSPGEGLGGTAVPPPCCPPVPALPHSEVPQAQEEPPARGCPPGAGDTPGGPRGPPEPEPAARSPRKPRPPGAEPPERDIGTNQPPASPTASSDRLSSAAEPAGTAPAAASNEASRRRREGAGGRGRAREGVAGRPIRITLLQASF; from the exons ATGGCAGAAAGCGACGAGCCCGCCCGCCGGGACCCCGCCCCAGCTGGCCCCCGCACCCAG ccctgccggCCCGTGCCGAGGGTCCACGCCTTTGGGAAGAGGGAGCAGGCGCTGCGGAGGGACCCCCGCACCCCCCCCGCcatgcagggctggctgcacaagcag GACAGCTCGGGGCTGCGGCTCTGGAAGCGCCGCTGGTTCGTACTGGTGGATCTCTGCCTCTACTACTACCGGG ACAGCAGCGAGCAGCAAGTGCGGGGcggcctccccctgcccggctACGAGATCCGCGTGctgcccgccgcgccccgcgccccccggtTCCTCTTCACG GCTGAGCACGCCGGGATGCGAACGTACTGCCTGGGGGCCGAGAGCGCTGAGGAGCTGCGCGCCTGGGTCCGTGCCCTGCGCCGGGGGGCATCGGCCCTGCCCGG ctcggCCCCGTCGCTCTCCCAGCCGGCGCTGCAGGAACGCCGGGGTGCGGATCCTCCCTCGCCCCCCCTGCCCTCGCACTCCCCGGGAGAGGGGCTCGGGGGCACAGCCGTGCCCCCTCCTTGCTGCCCCCCAGTCCCTGCACTGCCCCACAGCGAG GTGCCCCAAGCCCAGGAGGAGCCCCCGGCGCGGGGATGtccccccggggctggggacacaccgGGGGGACCGCGGGGACcccccgagcccgagcccgcag CGCGCAGCCCGAGGAAGCCCCGcccccctggagcagagccGCCGGAGCGAGACATCGGGACCAATCAGCCACCGGCCTCTCCAACCGCCTCTTCTGATCGGCTGTCGAGCGCCGCCGAACCCGCGGGCACCGCCCCCGCTGCGGCATCCAATGAGGCgtcgcggcggcggcgggagggggCGGGGGGGCGTGGCCGGGCGCGCGAAGGTGTGGCCGGGCGGCCAATCAGAATCACGCTGCTGCAGGCCAGCTTCTGa
- the NIPSNAP1 gene encoding protein NipSnap homolog 1 — protein sequence MAAGARGGSAALRRLRGGGAGAAPRGARGYSRDVEGSWFRSLFVHKVDPRKDAHSNLLSKKETSNLYKIQFHNVKPECLEAYNKLTEEVLPKLHSDPDYPCDLVGNWNTWYGEQDQAVHLWRFSGGYPALMDCMNKLRQNKEYLEFRKERSRMLLSRRNQLLLEFSFWNEPQPRQGPNIYELRTYKLKPGTMIEWGNNWARAIKYRQENQEAVGGFFSQIGELYVVHHLWAYRDLQSREETRNAAWRKRGWDENVYYTVPLIRTMESRIMIPLKISPLQ from the exons ATGGCGGCGGGAGCgcgcggcgggagcgcggcgctgcggcggctgcggggcgggggcgcgggcgcggccccgcggggcgCGCG GGGGTACTCCCGGGACGTGGAGGGCAGCTGGTTCCGCTCCCTCTTCGTGCACAAGGTGGATCCCCGCAAGGACGCCCATTCCAACCTCCTGTCCAAGAAGGAGACCAGCAACCTGTACAAGATCCAGT tccACAACGTGAAGCCGGAATGCCTGGAAGCCTACAACAAGCTGAC AGAGGAGGTGCTGCCCAAGCTCCACTCGGACCCCGACTACCCCTGTGACCTGGTGGGCAACTGGAACACGTGGTACGGCGAGCAGGACCAGGCAG TGCACCTGTGGCGCTTCTCGGGCGGGTACCCGGCGCTCATGGACTGCATGAACAAGCTCAGGCAGAACAAG GAGTACCTGGAGTTCCGCAAGGAGAGGAGCCGCATGCTGCTGTCCCGCAGgaaccagctgctcctggagttCAGCTTCTGGAACGagccccagccccgccaggGACCCAACATCTACGAGCTCAGGACCTACAAGCTGAAG CCAGGCACCATGATCGAGTGGGGCAACAACTG GGCTCGGGCCATCAAGTACCGCCAGGAGAACCAGGAGGCAGTCGGGGGGTTCTTCTCCCAGATCGGGGAGCTCTACGTGGTGCACCACCTCTGGG CCTACAGGGACCTGCAGTCCCGGGAGGAGACCAGGAATGCGGCCTGGAGGAAGCGGGGCTGGGATGAGAACGTTTATTACACCG TGCCGCTGATCCGGACCATGGAATCCCGGATAATGATTCCCCTGAAGATCTCCCCCCTGCAGTGA